The genomic region ACTCCCGCTGCAATTCGGTGAGGGTGGACAGACACCGCCGGACGTTCGTCCGCTCGATGTTGGACTCGACGGTTTCGACGACCGTGTCCACGTCGCGCTCGGTCGAGCGGGAGGCGACCTTGGTGTCGCGCTCCAGGGCTGCCTGGGCGGACCGGACCCGGTCGACCGACCGGGCATGGGTGAGGGTCAGGATCCAGGCCGTCGCTGATCCCTTCTTCGCGTCGAAGCGGGTCGCGCGTCGCCAGATCTCCAGGAACACTTCCTGGGCGACGTCCTCGGCCTGCGACGGATCACGGACCACCCGGCGGGCCAGGCCGAACACCCGGGCGGAGAACGCATCGTAGAGCTCGGCGAATGCCGGCTCGTCTGCCCGCGCGACTCGCTCCATGAGCTGCTCAGGGGTGCTCTTGCCACCACCGCCGTCGTCCGGCACAGCGGACAATGATCGAGCTGGCATCGGATCTCCTGACAACGGACGCGGCCGGAACGGTTTTCCCGGGTGTGCTACGGGTCGTACGACGTGACGGAACTGGGCACCGCGGTGATGACCGAGTTGTCCGGCCGCTGGTGACGACGATCGAGCCCTCGGCGAGCCCGGCACCCTGGCCATTCCTCCGGTCAACCGGTGGTTCGGATCCTAGGACCTTGTGGATGGGTAACGGATGGAGCGTCCGCCGGTCGGGTGAACGAACGAGTGGCATCCTGGATGCAGGCGGTCGATTCCGGGCCGATCCGCCGGATCCGCCACCCTCCCGGGGGAACGAGGGCCTCATGCCCAGCACCGTTCCGACGGTTCACCACTCGGTCGGCTCGCCCGGCCACGCACCCCGCGGGAGGCTCCGCGCTGCCGTCCTGGGTCTGATAGCCGTCGCGGTGACGGTCGCCGTCGCAGAACTGGTCGCAGCCGTGGGTTTCTGGCTCGGTGTGCTCGGTCCGGCGGCGGCGCCGGTCTTCTCCCTGGGCACCTCGGTGATCGACGTGAGTCCCGGCTGGCTCGTCGAATGGGCCAAGCAGAACCTCGGCGCACCCGGCGACAAGATCTTCCTCGGCGTCGGCATCGGTGTCGTCTCGCTGCTGTTCGGGGCGCTCGTCGGCATCGTCGCCCGGTTCCGCTTCCGGCTGGCGATGACGCTGACCGCAGTGCTCGCGCTGGTGGCCGGATCCGCCATCGTCGCGCGGACCGACTCCCGGCCGGTCGATCTGCTGGCGCTGGCCCTGGGCCTGGCTGCAGGCATCTGGTTCCTGCATCACGTGTTCCACCGATCCGTCGCCAGTGCCGCACCATCTGGAACCTCCAGCCCCGACTGGCTTCCTGCGCACTCGGGGGCGTCCGGCTCCGCGGATGCGACCCCGGTCCGCAGCGGCGACGGATCACGCCGCCGGTTCGTCCAGGTCGCAGGCACCGGCGCCCTCGGAGCCCTGGCGGCAGGCGCCCTCTCCCGGATCATTCCCGCCGATGCAGCGGTCCGGGCGTCCCGCGCAGAGGTCGTGCTGCCGTCCATCGCGCCGAGGACGACGTCGCGCGCGGCCTCCACCTCGAGTGCGGCGTCGAGCAGGAGCTCAGCGGCCGGCACGACGAGCAGCAGTGCGAGCAGCAGTGCGAGCAGCCGTGCGAGCACCAGTGCGAGCAGTAGCACGACGCCCACCACCAGCTCAGCCATTGCCTCGGCCACCCCGTCGTCCACCGTCGAGGCGGGCACCTTCGACGACGTACCCGGCCTGAGCAGCTACGTCACCCCGAACAGCTCGTTCTACCGGATCGACACCGCCTTCAACGTTCCGCAGATCACCACCAAGAAGTGGTCGCTGAACATCCACGGCCTCGTCGACACCCCGATCCAGCTCAGCTACGACGAGCTGCTGCGGATGCCCATGACCGAGGCGATGGTCACCCTCACCTGCGTGTCGAACGTCCGCGGCGGCGACCTGGTCGGCAACGCACTCTGGCAGGGGGTCCGGATCTCGGACGTCCTGGCGTTGACCGGAACCAACGGCGGTGCCGACTGCGTGCTGTCGTCCGACCCCCAGGGCTGGACCTGCTCGACCCCGCTGCTGGCCCTGACAGACTCCCGCGACGCACTGCTGGCCATCGGTATGAATGGTGAACCACTGCCGCTGGAGCACGGCTTTCCGGTGCGGATGGTGGTGCCCGGGCTGTACGGCTACGTCTCGGGCACCAAGTGGGTGATCGATCTGGAGGTGACGAAGTTCTCCGAGGTCACCGCGTACTGGACCGGGCTCGGGTGGTCTGATCACGGCCCGGTGAAGCTGTCGTCGCGGATCGACGTCCCGGGGGATTCCGTCTCTGCCGGCTCCGTGACGGTCGCCGGCGTGGCCTGGGCACAACACACGGGTGTCGAGGGCGCGCAGATCCAGATCAACGGCGGATCCGGCTGGGGAGCGTGGCTGGACTGCGAGCTGTCCCGGCCGGTGTCGGTGGACACCTGGGTGCAGTGGCGGACGAGCTGGCGGGCGAGCCCGGGTACGTACAAGATCCGCTGCCGGGCGATCAACCGGTTCGGCAACGCGCAGATCGGCAAGGACTCCGACGTGCTGCCCGACGGGGCCACCGGATACCACCAGATCACCGTTGTGGTCACCGCCTGAGCCATTCCTCGGCGGGCCGGTCGAGGAATGGCTCAGCCGAACAGCGGCAGGACCAGCAGCGTGGCGAGGGCGATCATGACCAGCCCGATGGTCAGATCGATGAGTTGCCAGACCCGTGGCCGGGACACCCAGCGTGAGGCGCGCCTGGCCCCGAACCCCAGGCCGGTGAACCACAGCACGCTGGCCAGCACGGCACCGCCGGCGAACCACCAACGACCGGTCCCACCCGCTCGATTGGCGAGCGTGCCGAGCATCAACACCGTGTCCAGATAGACGTGCGGGTTGAGGAACGTCAACGCCAGTGCGGTGAGTGCGACCACCCGCACCGTCGCTCCGTCGCCGGAGCCCGTCATGCCGGTGGGTGTCCGGGCGGCCAGCAGTGAACGGATCCCGAACCACAGCAGGTATGCCCCACCCGCCACCCTCAGCACCGCGAGCACGCCGGCATGGGTGGCGACCAGCGCTCCGAGGCCGGCCACCCCCGCCAGGATCAGCAGCACGTCGCCGGTGATGCAGATGGTGACCACGAGCCCGACGTGGCGAGAAGTCAGTCCCTGGCGGAGGACGAACGCATTCTGGGCACCGATGGCGACGATGAGCGACAACCCGGTGAGCAATCCGATGACGACCTGAGCGAGCACCGGTCCACTGTGCGGTCACGAGTGGCGAACAGTCCAGCGAATGATTCTGCACGATGATTAACTGGGCTTCATGGAACGCGACCAGCTCAAGGCGATCAGCGCCATCGTCCGGGCCGGAACCTTCGAGGCCGCGGCGCGGGCACTGAACATCACCCCGTCCGCTGTCAGCCAGCGCATCAAAGCCCTGGAGGGCTCGGTCGGCAAGGTGCTGCTGCGCCGCGGCACGCCGTGCACGGCCACCGAGGCCGGGGAGGTGGTGCTGCGCCACGCCTTCCGACTCGAGGCGCTGGAGGACGAGACGCATCAACTGCTCGGGGTGGGTGCAGCGGGACCGACGGTGACGGCCATCGCGGTGAACGCCGATTCGCTCGCCGACTGGTTCACCGCCGTGCTGCGGTCGGTGGCCGCCGCTCGCGACACGCTGCTCCGCATCCACGTCGAGGACGAGGGACATTCCGGGAGCCTGCTCCGGGCCGGCACGGTCGTGGGGGCGGTGACCTCGGACCCGGTACCGGTCGCCGGCTGCACCGTCCTCCCACTGGGCTCGCAGCGCTACCGGGCGGTGGCCACCCCGGCCCTGCTCGCCGCCCACCACACGCCGGAGGGACCCGACTGGGCGCGGATGCCGATGGTGCGGTTCAACGTCAAGGACGACCTCCAGCATCGACTGCTCCGACAGCTGTCGCGC from Nakamurella sp. A5-74 harbors:
- the sigK gene encoding ECF RNA polymerase sigma factor SigK, which translates into the protein MPARSLSAVPDDGGGGKSTPEQLMERVARADEPAFAELYDAFSARVFGLARRVVRDPSQAEDVAQEVFLEIWRRATRFDAKKGSATAWILTLTHARSVDRVRSAQAALERDTKVASRSTERDVDTVVETVESNIERTNVRRCLSTLTELQRESVGLAYYSGYTYAEVARVLGAPLPTIKTRLRDGLIRLRDCLGVNS
- a CDS encoding LysR family transcriptional regulator ArgP; its protein translation is MERDQLKAISAIVRAGTFEAAARALNITPSAVSQRIKALEGSVGKVLLRRGTPCTATEAGEVVLRHAFRLEALEDETHQLLGVGAAGPTVTAIAVNADSLADWFTAVLRSVAAARDTLLRIHVEDEGHSGSLLRAGTVVGAVTSDPVPVAGCTVLPLGSQRYRAVATPALLAAHHTPEGPDWARMPMVRFNVKDDLQHRLLRQLSRQNCVDEWDPPQHHLPAADGYREAVLAGLGWGVLPDAQAVRAVADGSVVRLDQPALEVPLYWQVWNLHTDRIDALTRQIREAARARLATPAGSRIRTDRTIGRSDN
- a CDS encoding LysE family transporter → MLAQVVIGLLTGLSLIVAIGAQNAFVLRQGLTSRHVGLVVTICITGDVLLILAGVAGLGALVATHAGVLAVLRVAGGAYLLWFGIRSLLAARTPTGMTGSGDGATVRVVALTALALTFLNPHVYLDTVLMLGTLANRAGGTGRWWFAGGAVLASVLWFTGLGFGARRASRWVSRPRVWQLIDLTIGLVMIALATLLVLPLFG
- a CDS encoding molybdopterin-dependent oxidoreductase, whose protein sequence is MPSTVPTVHHSVGSPGHAPRGRLRAAVLGLIAVAVTVAVAELVAAVGFWLGVLGPAAAPVFSLGTSVIDVSPGWLVEWAKQNLGAPGDKIFLGVGIGVVSLLFGALVGIVARFRFRLAMTLTAVLALVAGSAIVARTDSRPVDLLALALGLAAGIWFLHHVFHRSVASAAPSGTSSPDWLPAHSGASGSADATPVRSGDGSRRRFVQVAGTGALGALAAGALSRIIPADAAVRASRAEVVLPSIAPRTTSRAASTSSAASSRSSAAGTTSSSASSSASSRASTSASSSTTPTTSSAIASATPSSTVEAGTFDDVPGLSSYVTPNSSFYRIDTAFNVPQITTKKWSLNIHGLVDTPIQLSYDELLRMPMTEAMVTLTCVSNVRGGDLVGNALWQGVRISDVLALTGTNGGADCVLSSDPQGWTCSTPLLALTDSRDALLAIGMNGEPLPLEHGFPVRMVVPGLYGYVSGTKWVIDLEVTKFSEVTAYWTGLGWSDHGPVKLSSRIDVPGDSVSAGSVTVAGVAWAQHTGVEGAQIQINGGSGWGAWLDCELSRPVSVDTWVQWRTSWRASPGTYKIRCRAINRFGNAQIGKDSDVLPDGATGYHQITVVVTA